The Mangrovimonas cancribranchiae nucleotide sequence TACAACAGCCGATAGTCCTATTGCTAAGTTTATAGAAAAACGTGGCGAAGGCATTCATCATATTGCTTTTGATGTTGAGGATATTGAAGCAGAAATTGCGCGTTTAAAAAGTGAAGGGTTTAAGGTTTTAAACGAGACACCAAAAAAAGGCGCCGATAATAAGTTAGTGGCATTTTTACATCCAAAGTCTACTAACGGTGTGTTAATTGAGCTATGCCAAGAGATAAAGGCATAAAAAATCTTGTAGAGTTTTAAAATATGTAGTAATATTGCACACTCTTTTTAAGGGAG carries:
- the mce gene encoding methylmalonyl-CoA epimerase, with product MNKIEHIGIAVKNIEASNTLFKKLFNEPHYKMEEVASEGVLTSFFKSGPNKIELLQATTADSPIAKFIEKRGEGIHHIAFDVEDIEAEIARLKSEGFKVLNETPKKGADNKLVAFLHPKSTNGVLIELCQEIKA